The genomic stretch CCACGGACGCGGAGGCGCCGGAGCAAGGGGAGTGGTCGATTCCCGTGCTCTCAACGGTTGCCCAGAGCGGCGAGGGCGTGCCCAAGTTGCTCGAGGCGGTAGAAGCCCACCGGGATTGGCTGGAGGCCAGTGGTCAACTCGAGGCCCGCCGTCGCGCTCGAGCTAGGACGCGGGTTCAGGACGTCGTGGAGCGGGAGTTGCGGCGGGTGGCTCAGCACTCGGAACTCGCCAACGAAGTGCTCGAGTCGGCGCTCGACGGCATCGGGGCCCGAGTGGAGACGCCGTATTCCGTCGCACGCCGAATCCTGGACGGCCTTCTGCGTTGACCCGTTCTCGCGGCTAGGGTCATCTTTCCCCTTGAGGGGTAGGTGCTGAAGCACCTGCGTGAGAGCGTTGTCGAGGAGTACGCATGTCGACGATCGAGAAGAATGTCCTGAGCGCGCCTGAGCTCGCGGATCTCGTGCGCGAGAAGGAAGAGGAGCTCGCGCGCCTGAGAGCCCGGCTGGCGGAGTGGGAGCGGACCTACGACGCGACGCCGGAGAGGGACGTGCTCTTCTCGACGACTTCGGGCACTGAGGTGAGGCCTCTGTATACCGAGCTCGATCGTGAAGGCAGCGATCCGGAGAGCGATCTCGGCTTTCCCGGTGACTTTCCGTTCACGCGGGGTCCGTACGCCACGATGTACCGGACCCGTCTTTGGACGATGCGCCAGTTCGCGGGCTTCGCCACGGCGGAGGAAACCAACGAGCGCTACAAGTATCTGCTGGATCACGGCCAGACCGGCCTGTCGGTCGCGTTCGACTTCCCGACACTCATGGGGTACGACTCCGACCACACGCGCTCGCTGGGAGAAGTGGGGGTCTGCGGAGTCGCGATTTCGTCGCTCGACGACATGGAACGTCTTTTCGAGGGCATTCCGCTGGACCAGGTCTCGGTCTCGATGACCATCAATGGTCCGGCCATCATCCTCTTCTGCTTCTATGTCGCCGCGGCCGAGAGACAGGGCATCTCCTCCGCGGTTCTGCGTGGCACGGTCCAGAACGACATCCTCAAGGAGTACCAGGCCCAGCACGCCTGGGTCTTCCCCCCAGAGCCGGCTCTGCGATGCATCATCGACATGTTCGAGTGGTGCAGCGAGAACGCGCCGCACTACAACCCGATCTCGATCTCGGGCTACCACATTCGCGAGGCTGGGTCGACCGCGGGGCAAGAGCTTGCGTTCACGCTGCGCAACGGCTTCGAGTACGTCGAGCGTGGCATCGCACGAGGTCTCGACGTGGACAGCTTCGCGCCCCGCCTGTCCTTCTTCTTCGACGTTCACAACGACTTCTTCGAAGAGATCGCCAAGTTGCGCGCGGCCCGTCGGATCTGGGCAAGGCGCATGCGCGACGTGTACGGAGCGAAGAGTCCGGAGTCGTGGCGGCTGCGCACCCACGCCCAGACCGCGGGTGTGAGCCTCACCGCACAGCAGGCCGAGAACAACATCGTGCGGGTCGCCTACCAGGCGATGGCGGCCGCTCTGGGCGGCGCACAGTCGCTGCACACCAACTCGATGGATGAGACGCTCGCTCTTCCCACGGAGAAGGCGGTGCGCATCGCACTGCGGACGCAGCAGGTCCTGGCGTTCGAGTCCGGTGTCACGAACACGATCGACCCCCTCGCCGGATCGTATTTCGTGGAGTGGCTCACCGACGAGCTCGAGCGCGAGGCGCTGGGCATTTTCGACGAGATCGACGCGTTGGGCGGTGTCGTGGCCGGCATCGAACAGGGGTGGTTTCAGGGGCAGATCGCCGCCTCTGCCATGCGTCAGCAGCGTGAAATCGAGT from Gemmatimonadota bacterium encodes the following:
- a CDS encoding methylmalonyl-CoA mutase, coding for MSTIEKNVLSAPELADLVREKEEELARLRARLAEWERTYDATPERDVLFSTTSGTEVRPLYTELDREGSDPESDLGFPGDFPFTRGPYATMYRTRLWTMRQFAGFATAEETNERYKYLLDHGQTGLSVAFDFPTLMGYDSDHTRSLGEVGVCGVAISSLDDMERLFEGIPLDQVSVSMTINGPAIILFCFYVAAAERQGISSAVLRGTVQNDILKEYQAQHAWVFPPEPALRCIIDMFEWCSENAPHYNPISISGYHIREAGSTAGQELAFTLRNGFEYVERGIARGLDVDSFAPRLSFFFDVHNDFFEEIAKLRAARRIWARRMRDVYGAKSPESWRLRTHAQTAGVSLTAQQAENNIVRVAYQAMAAALGGAQSLHTNSMDETLALPTEKAVRIALRTQQVLAFESGVTNTIDPLAGSYFVEWLTDELEREALGIFDEIDALGGVVAGIEQGWFQGQIAASAMRQQREIESGQRVVVGVNHFTEGSDKIEIDRLKIDESVERLQIARMAELRSSRDAGQVDQTLAALRQASSGGENLVPVILDCARASCTLYEIRHAMEEVFGSYKEPVFF